AGGCTCACAACATCCACCTGGTGCACAACAACATGTCCGAGGACATCGCCTTTCGGACCGTCATCCGGCTGGCCAAATACGCCGGCGTGGGGCTGTACTTTGTCCACACCACCGCCAAGGAAGGCGTGGCCGCCATTGCCGAGGCGCGAGCCCAGGGCCAGCCGGTGTACGGCGAAGCGCTCCACCACTATCTGGAGTTCACCTGCGAAGACTACAAAAAACCGGGCGGCACGGCGATTCATACCTATCCGGCCATCAAGTACGCCGACGACCGGGACGCCCTGCTGGCCGGACTCATGGACGGTCGCCTGGCCACCACCGCCACCGATGAATATACGACCTTCAAGGGACCCAAGCTGTTCGGCGATACAATTGAGACCGTGTGTGGCGGGCATAACGGCATTGAGACCCGGCTGCCGGTTGCCTTTACCAAGTTCGTGACCGAGCGCAACATGCCGCTCCAGCGCTTTGCCGAGATCACCTCAACCAACGCCGCCAAACTGCTCGGTCTATATCCACAAAAGGGCGTCATCCAGCCGGGCAGCGACGCCGACATTGTGCTCATCGACCCGGACCTGCACAAGACGCTCAGCCTGAGCGATCTGCACGCCGACTCGGACTACAGCATCTGGGACGGCTATCGGTGCCAGGGCTATCCGGTGCTGACCATGCTGCGGGGCAAGATCATTGTTGAGGACGGCAAGCTGGTGGGCAGCGAGCGGGACGGGCGGTGGGTCAAGCGCAGGGTGGAGAACAGCGTGCTGGCCAGACCGACCGTGTAGAGCGACAGGCATGAACCGCTGGGATCCCCACCAGTACCAACGCTTCGGCCGTGAACGCGCGCAGCCCTTCTTCGACCTCGTCGGCCGCATCCCTGACGACCGACAGGTCCACACCGCAGCCGACCTGGGTTGCGGTCCCGGCACGCTGACCCGGACCTTGTGTGCGCGCTGGCCCGAGGCCACGGTCTACGGCGTCGATAATTCTCCCCACATGCTGGAAAAGGCCGGCCAGCTACCGGCCCAGCCCCGGCTGCATTTCATCCAGGCCGACCTGGCCGCCTGGCAGCCCGAGCACCGGCTCGATTGTATTGTCTCGAACGCTGCGTTGCAGTGGGTGCCCGACCACGCCCGCGTCCTCCCCCACCTCCTCAGCCTGCTTGCCCCGCACGGCGTATTGGCCGTTCAGATGCCGCGTAACTTCGATCAGCCCGCTCACCGGCTGCTGTACGAGCTGGTCCGCCAAGACCCATGGGCAACCCGGCTCGACTCAAAAGGGAATCGTGATCACAACACGATATCTCAAGGACATCACGATTCCCTTTTCTGGGAGGAGCGCCAGTTTGCAGAGAAACCGGACTGGTACGCCCAGACCCTGCGGCGGGCCGGCTTCGGGGTCGAGGTGTGGGAAACGATTTACCACCACCTGCTCGACGGCCAAGACGCGGTGCTCGAATGGATGAAGGGCACGGCGCTACGCCCCGTTCTCAGTCGGCTGCCCGAGCAGCAGCATGAGGCCTTCCTGGCCGTCTACGGACAGCGGCTCGCCGCCGCCTACCCGCCGGGTCCGCACGGCACGCCGTTTCCGTTTCGTCGCCTGTTTTTTGTTGCCCAGCGGTCGTAGCAGAGGTGTCGGCTTACGCTTCGCTAATCCGACCTACCAGGCTCTAGTCGAAGAAGGCGAGACACCGACATTCCACATTGGCGCGGGGAGGAACCGGCATCGGGCAGGTAGGGTCGCGGAACGCAGTATGGGGAACGATGGAGGCGAAGGCGGGGTCGGAGTCGTAACCGCACCAGATGAGAACCTCGTCGTTGCTCAGGTCAGGGTAGAAGTACCAGCGGTGCGCCGGGTTGAAGCGGAACATCGCCATCTCCCCCCACAGGGCCGTGTTGTCGGGACCGCCGTAGTAGGCCTTCCCCGGGACGACATCGGCGGATCGGACGGATCGCGCATCGCACAGCGCGAGGGGGACGTCCTGCGGTGCTCCTGATACCAAACGCCAGACATTGTACGCCGCGAATCGCTTGGCCAGACGAAGGTCGGCCAACTCAGGGTCCAGCTGGCCGACATGCATGGCGGCGCCGACAGACGTGAAATCGCTGTGACAAAAGGAAGCCGGCGCGAAACTCCCTTTGAGTATCACGCTGCGGTAGGCCGCGCCGAGAGTGACGACGGCCGACGCCCCGGTCAGGGCTTTGAGCAGCTGCTCCACCTCAACGAGAAATGGGGGATGCCAGGTATCCGATTCGTCAAACACTCCAATAGCAGTGGGGTGTTTCACCGCACGAAAGCCGTGGGTCTTCAGCGAGGCGCCGCCAGGAATGGTCCGGGCGCTTCGGATCTCGACCTGCTGCCAGTCATAGTGCAGGTTTTCTAATTCCGGGTAGCCGGCGTAGGAGATGGGCGCTTCTTTGGTTGGCTTGATGTAGGGTAAGGATGCTTGTGCTTGGATGGGGCTGCTCATGAGCTTCTCTCCTGGAACGAGCCAAGACGGACCAGAGCATCATATTCGCACGTGTCACCTATATCTCCGGCTCGGGGCTTCTCATAGCATGGCGCCGACAGCGAGGTCAAGACACGAGCAGGAGCGGGTACTGTCCTAATTTGAGGTTTTTCCCTCAACAGAAACAGTGGCTTACAGTTCAAAATAGGACAGCACCCAGGAGCGTCGACTCGCGCTGAGCCTCCCTCCCGAGCAAGGGTGTCGGATGACGCTTCGTTAAGCCGACTTCTCCGACTCCATGCCGTTCCGAAAATGCGGGATCACATGCGTGCCCATCAGCTCAAGCGGTAGGTTAGGTTAGAGCATTTTCAGTGATCTTCGATACGCCTGCGAGGCTTCACAAGCGGTCGGCGTCATGCTCCCGGCTTCCATGTCTGGCCCGAGGCATGTCCCACGGCCTCGCCCACACAGCCATGACTCAACATAGGGTGAAAATGCTCTAGACGAAAATGTCGGCTTACGCTACGCTAAGCCGACCTACCGACCCACCGGACTTGACGCGGAAGCGGTTCAGCCAAGCGGGGAATCCCGCCGTTTACAAAGCTGTTCCGTTGCACTCAAAGTCCAAGGTCATTCAGACCCGGATGGTCGTCGGGGCGGCGGCCCAAGGGCCATCGGAAATGACGCTCGCTTTCGGCTATCGGCAGGTCATTGATGCTGGCGATCCGACGGCGCATCAAGCCGTTTTCGTCAAATTCCCAATTTTCATTGCCGTAGGCGCGGAACCAAGTGCCGCTATCGTTGTGATACTCGTAGGCGAAGCGCACCGCGATACGATTCTCGTCAAACGTCCAGAGTTCCTTGATGAGTCGATACTCGAGTTCCTTGTTCCACTTTCTGGTCAGGAACGCCTCAATATCAGCACGCCCGCTGAGAAACTCTGCTCGGTTGCGCCATTTGCTGTCGGGGGTGTACGCAAGCGCGACTTTGGCGGGATCACGACCGTTCCACGCATCCTCGGCCATACGAACCTTTTGCCTCGCGGTCTCTTCATTAAAAGGAGGAAATGGCGGACGTTGCATCGTCAAGCTCCCTCGCTTTCCCCTCACCGACTTGGCGATCACTCGCCCGGGGCCATATCTGCACCGAAACGGTCACGTCTTTCCGGAATGGCATCTCGCTGTCCGAGGAGTCTTAGCTGTCCACAGGGTCTTGGCCGTTCCGAAAATGCGGGATCACATGCGTACCCATCAGCTCAAGCACCCGGTAGGCGTGGTAGGCTTCCA
The genomic region above belongs to Desulfurellaceae bacterium and contains:
- a CDS encoding amidohydrolase family protein; its protein translation is MLDVLIRNGQVVTPQAVGRLDVGIQGEHIVAVGQPGTLSGEVKRVIDAGGKIVIPGGIEPHAHIGIPVPPDWTGHADVMTQPPEAASRAAAFGGVTTIIDFTGDLSRPALSGQRRRPVLETLDRRRAVFRDHCYTDFAFHYIIAGRAAGQAIGQIREALEEGIGSFKIFTTMEIRVPYGHLFGIFSEVAKHGGMMAVHAEDDEIVSYMTDTLKREGRAQAHNIHLVHNNMSEDIAFRTVIRLAKYAGVGLYFVHTTAKEGVAAIAEARAQGQPVYGEALHHYLEFTCEDYKKPGGTAIHTYPAIKYADDRDALLAGLMDGRLATTATDEYTTFKGPKLFGDTIETVCGGHNGIETRLPVAFTKFVTERNMPLQRFAEITSTNAAKLLGLYPQKGVIQPGSDADIVLIDPDLHKTLSLSDLHADSDYSIWDGYRCQGYPVLTMLRGKIIVEDGKLVGSERDGRWVKRRVENSVLARPTV
- a CDS encoding methyltransferase domain-containing protein, with product MNRWDPHQYQRFGRERAQPFFDLVGRIPDDRQVHTAADLGCGPGTLTRTLCARWPEATVYGVDNSPHMLEKAGQLPAQPRLHFIQADLAAWQPEHRLDCIVSNAALQWVPDHARVLPHLLSLLAPHGVLAVQMPRNFDQPAHRLLYELVRQDPWATRLDSKGNRDHNTISQGHHDSLFWEERQFAEKPDWYAQTLRRAGFGVEVWETIYHHLLDGQDAVLEWMKGTALRPVLSRLPEQQHEAFLAVYGQRLAAAYPPGPHGTPFPFRRLFFVAQRS
- a CDS encoding nuclear transport factor 2 family protein produces the protein MAEDAWNGRDPAKVALAYTPDSKWRNRAEFLSGRADIEAFLTRKWNKELEYRLIKELWTFDENRIAVRFAYEYHNDSGTWFRAYGNENWEFDENGLMRRRIASINDLPIAESERHFRWPLGRRPDDHPGLNDLGL